One part of the Coffea eugenioides isolate CCC68of chromosome 10, Ceug_1.0, whole genome shotgun sequence genome encodes these proteins:
- the LOC113749069 gene encoding subtilisin-like protease SBT1.2: MALMVISTLFCLFSFCVLATIAREVPEKSNLETYIVRLEPRDGPVTESEDLEIWHRSFLPATIESTNYDSRMVYSYRNVMQGFAARLSPEEVKEMEKKKGFISARPPERLSLHTTHSPSFLGLQQNVGFWKDSNYGKGVIIGILDTGITPDHPSFSDEGIPPPPAKWKGKCELRPASLCNNKIIGAQHFIQDDQNGTLADETGHGTHTASTAAGNFVKGANVYGNANGTAAGVAPLAHLAMYKVCSIGCSESDVLAGIDTAIEDGVDVISISLGGKSKPFYDNYVPLGAYSAMEKGIFVSCSAGNEGPDYFSVGNDAPWILTVGASTMDRKIRASAMLGNNEKLEGESAFQPKDYASTMFPLVYPGSNESDQFAAYCSPDSLNNTGVKGMTVLCEGGFLPGVTMGELVKAAGGAAMIIINPEDWGYTTQADAHVLPAAHLSYVDGVKIKAYMNSTKLPKAAIFFNGTAIGNDQAPAVASFSSRGPSEASPGILKPDIVGPGVNILAAWPVSVENNTKTKSTFNFLSGTSMSSPHLSGVAALLKSAHPDWSPAAIKSAIMTTADSVNLEKKPIADQLNLLPADVFATGAGHVNPSRANNPGLVYDIEPKDYIPYLCGLNYTNREVGMLLQRHVNCSVESRIPDSQLNYPSFSIVFGATVQTYTRTVTNVGEADSVYTVNIVQPRGVTVNVEPDTLKFSKLHEKLTYEVRFIRLANAPNVSASQGSLTWTSDKYSVRSPIAVTLNTSELL, translated from the coding sequence ATGGCTTTAATGGTCATTTCCACTCTCTTTTGCTTGTTCAGTTTCTGTGTTTTGGCTACTATTGCAAGGGAAGTTCCTGAAAAGAGCAACTTAGAAACTTATATCGTTCGCCTCGAGCCCCGAGACGGTCCTGTCACCGAGTCAGAAGACTTGGAAATCTGGCACCGTTCATTTTTGCCAGCAACAATTGAAAGCACAAATTATGATTCTCGCATGGTTTATTCCTATCGCAACGTGATGCAGGGATTTGCCGCGAGATTATCTCCTGAAGAAGtgaaagaaatggagaaaaagaaaggtTTTATTTCTGCGCGCCCACCAGAAAGACTATCCCTACATACGACTCATTCTCCTAGTTTCCTGGGGTTACAACAAAATGTGGGATTCTGGAAAGACTCAAATTATGGTAAAGGTGTGATCATTGGCATCTTGGACACTGGAATCACACCTGACCACCCTTCCTTCAGTGATGAAGGAATCCCTCCTCCACCTGCTAAATGGAAGGGCAAGTGTGAACTCAGACCTGCATCCTTGTGTAACAATAAAATCATTGGAGCACAACACTTCATCCAAGATGATCAAAATGGTACATTGGCTGATGAAACTGGCCACGGTACTCATACTGCAAGCACTGCCGCTGGAAACTTTGTCAAAGGTGCCAATGTCTATGGAAATGCAAACGGCACCGCGGCAGGTGTAGCCCCTCTTGCCCACTTGGCAATGTATAAAGTATGTAGCATTGGTTGCTCTGAGAGTGACGTATTGGCTGGAATAGACACTGCTATTGAGGATGGGGTCGATGTGATTTCCATTTCTCTTGGTGGCAAATCCAAACCTTTCTATGACAACTATGTTCCGCTTGGTGCATATAGTGCAATggaaaagggtatttttgttagTTGCTCTGCCGGAAATGAAGGCCCTGATTATTTCTCTGTGGGTAACGATGCCCCTTGGATTCTCACTGTTGGTGCAAGTACCATGGACAGAAAGATCAGGGCCTCTGCAATGCTTGGAAACAATGAGAAACTAGAAGGGGAATCAGCTTTCCAACCTAAAGATTACGCCTCAACAATGTTTCCTCTTGTTTATCCCGGATCTAATGAGAGCGATCAATTTGCTGCTTATTGTTCTCCAGATTCATTAAACAACACTGGCGTCAAGGGAATGACAGTCTTATGTGAGGGAGGTTTTTTACCAGGAGTTACAATGGGGGAACTTGTGAAGGCCGCTGGTGGCGCAGCCATGATCATCATAAACCCAGAGGATTGGGGTTACACCACACAAGCTGATGCTCATGTACTTCCTGCTGCACATTTGAGTTATGTTGATGGAGTTAAGATCAAGGCTTATATGAACTCCACAAAGTTGCCCAAGGCAGCAATCTTCTTCAATGGAACTGCAATAGGAAATGATCAAGCTCCGGCTGTTGCTTCATTCTCATCTAGAGGCCCAAGTGAGGCAAGTCCAGGCATCTTGAAACCAGACATAGTCGGCCCTGGGGTGAATATTCTTGCAGCATGGCCTGTCTCTGTTGAAAACAACACCAAAACAAAATCCACTTTCAATTTCCTTTCTGGCACCTCAATGTCTTCCCCACACCTTAGCGGTGTCGCGGCCTTGCTCAAGAGTGCACACCCTGATTGGTCTCCCGCTGCAATTAAATCTGCAATCATGACTACAGCTGATTCTGTCAACCTCGAGAAGAAGCCAATTGCAGATCAACTAAACCTCCTCCCTGCTGATGTCTTTGCCACTGGTGCAGGCCATGTGAACCCATCAAGAGCCAACAATCCAGGTCTCGTCTACGATATTGAACCTAAAGATTACATACCTTATCTATGCGGCCTGAATTACACCAACAGGGAGGTTGGCATGCTGCTACAACGTCATGTGAACTGCTCGGTAGAATCAAGGATACCAGATTCACAACTAAACTACCCTTCTTTTTCCATCGTCTTTGGAGCAACTGTGCAGACATATACAAGAACAGTGACTAATGTTGGTGAGGCTGATTCGGTTTACACAGTTAATATTGTCCAACCACGAGGAGTAACTGTGAATGTGGAACCAGATACGCTCAAATTCTCGAAGCTGCACGAAAAATTGACGTATGAAGTTAGATTCATTCGACTTGCAAATGCTCCAAACGTTTCAGCTTCTCAAGGATCTCTGACATGGACTTCAGATAAGTACTCAGTCAGGAGCCCAATTGCAGTCACTCTCAATACCAGCGAGTTGCTCTAG